One Desulfovibrio sp. Fe33 DNA segment encodes these proteins:
- a CDS encoding MGMT family protein, which yields MASPLTQSIIEIIRAIPKGRVSTYGSVAALAGNARGARQVVRVLHSSSRKENLPWHRVVNREGKIALDEFQGHDEQKRLLQAEGVEFDHAGRIDLDRFGWIPNAPIVTDR from the coding sequence ATGGCCTCCCCTCTTACCCAAAGCATCATCGAAATCATACGCGCCATTCCCAAGGGGCGTGTATCCACTTACGGCAGCGTGGCCGCCTTGGCTGGCAACGCCCGGGGAGCGCGGCAGGTCGTCAGGGTGCTCCATTCAAGCTCCCGCAAGGAGAACTTGCCGTGGCACAGGGTGGTCAATCGCGAGGGCAAGATTGCCTTGGACGAATTCCAGGGGCATGATGAGCAAAAACGCCTGCTCCAGGCTGAGGGGGTGGAGTTCGACCACGCCGGACGCATTGACCTCGACCGGTTCGGCTGGATTCCAAATGCGCCAATAGTGACGGATAGATAG
- a CDS encoding DMT family transporter — translation MFGNRPLGVIFALLAVTIWSGNFLIASGFVDDIPPVTLAALRWLTATAVFLPFAKRDMQRDMQALLDHRGELLAASITGVTLFNTMVYISARTTDTVNMALFAATTPVFVVILARIFLKERISPLRWAGLAIAISGMLAIATRGSLDTLLNLTFRLGDIWMFCAGFLWAVYSILVKRKPATISRNAYLGATFLLGTIPLIPAALVEQYFVPSWTLTPAVGGAVLYTGVLASLAAFFLWNTAIMHIGPGNAALFQYFIPVFSGMGAWLLLGQPVTPVHAAGFVLIFSGVVMATRTR, via the coding sequence ATGTTCGGCAATCGTCCACTCGGAGTCATCTTCGCCCTGCTCGCCGTGACCATTTGGTCAGGCAATTTTCTCATCGCCAGCGGCTTCGTGGACGATATCCCTCCTGTCACGCTGGCCGCACTCCGATGGTTGACGGCCACGGCGGTGTTCCTGCCCTTCGCCAAACGCGACATGCAACGCGACATGCAAGCGCTTCTCGACCATCGCGGCGAGCTTCTGGCGGCGTCCATCACCGGCGTGACCCTGTTCAACACGATGGTGTACATCAGCGCGCGTACCACGGACACCGTAAATATGGCCCTGTTCGCAGCCACCACGCCGGTCTTCGTAGTCATTCTTGCCCGCATATTCCTGAAGGAACGCATCTCTCCGTTGCGCTGGGCCGGTCTGGCCATCGCCATTTCCGGAATGCTGGCCATCGCCACCAGAGGCTCCCTGGACACGCTCCTTAACCTGACCTTTCGCCTGGGCGACATCTGGATGTTCTGCGCCGGATTCCTTTGGGCCGTGTATTCCATCCTGGTCAAGCGCAAACCCGCGACCATCAGCCGAAACGCCTATCTCGGGGCGACCTTTCTCCTGGGAACCATTCCGCTCATCCCCGCGGCCCTCGTGGAACAGTATTTCGTCCCGTCCTGGACTCTTACTCCGGCAGTGGGCGGAGCGGTCTTGTATACTGGCGTACTGGCTTCCCTGGCCGCGTTCTTCCTCTGGAACACCGCCATCATGCACATCGGACCGGGCAATGCGGCCTTATTTCAATATTTCATACCGGTATTCAGCGGAATGGGCGCCTGGCTCTTGCTTGGTCAGCCTGTGACTCCGGTCCATGCCGCGGGTTTCGTGCTCATCTTCTCCGGCGTGGTGATGGCCACCCGCACACGCTGA